The following coding sequences lie in one Desulfovulcanus ferrireducens genomic window:
- a CDS encoding rhomboid family intramembrane serine protease: protein MIPLKDSIPHRETPFVNYAIMAVNILVFFIQVSLPEPYLITFIHKYGLVPARYTNEVWAFFAGLPPWDYSPFLTNMFLHGGWFHLISNMWALWIFGDNVEDRLGHFRYLIFYILCGLAANMTHFLTDLYSTIPVVGASGAIAGVMGAYLILFPYSRIITLIPVFFIPYFIEIPAVLYLVGWFVSQLFPGILAIVSANNGSSIAWWAHIGGFIAGIILLPLLRKKEYRRLYPDEIFINYRNL from the coding sequence ATGATTCCTCTAAAAGACAGTATTCCCCATAGGGAAACCCCATTCGTAAATTATGCAATTATGGCGGTAAACATCCTGGTCTTTTTTATCCAGGTTTCTTTACCTGAACCCTATTTAATTACCTTTATCCACAAGTACGGTCTTGTCCCGGCCAGATATACCAATGAAGTCTGGGCCTTTTTTGCAGGTCTGCCTCCGTGGGATTATTCACCCTTTTTGACGAATATGTTTCTGCATGGAGGTTGGTTTCATCTTATTTCCAATATGTGGGCCTTGTGGATCTTTGGAGACAATGTAGAAGACAGGCTGGGGCACTTCCGTTATCTTATTTTTTATATTCTTTGCGGGCTTGCAGCCAATATGACCCATTTCCTGACTGATTTATACTCCACTATTCCTGTTGTTGGAGCATCCGGGGCAATTGCCGGCGTCATGGGTGCATACCTGATCTTGTTTCCGTATTCCAGGATAATAACTTTAATCCCTGTTTTCTTTATCCCCTATTTTATTGAGATTCCGGCAGTTCTGTATCTTGTTGGCTGGTTTGTTTCTCAACTGTTTCCCGGAATACTGGCTATTGTATCGGCAAATAATGGTTCCAGTATTGCCTGGTGGGCCCATATTGGTGGGTTTATTGCCGGGATCATCCTTTTACCCCTCTTGCGCAAAAAAGAGTATCGTCGGCTTTATCCTGACGAAATTTTCATTAATTATCGCAACTTATAG
- a CDS encoding SDH family Clp fold serine proteinase: MHPFDLLWIFFILSALQPVLKQRMLEASRQRLIAKIEKKRSSRVILLVHRQETMSLLGFPVFKYIDIQDSEEVLRAIYMTDPDVPLDIVLHTPGGLVLASLQIARALKKHKGKVTVFVPHYAMSGGTMIALAADEIVMTESSVLGPVDPQLGEYPAASIVKLTQQKSTDKIEDKSLIMADVAAKAIKQVEEAVYELLDGKVDEAKARELAKTLSEGRWTHDYPITFEEAQKLGLNVSKDMPAEFLQLLSLYPQPVRKMPTVEYLPIPKKSKQ; the protein is encoded by the coding sequence ATGCATCCATTTGACTTGTTGTGGATCTTTTTTATTTTATCTGCCCTGCAGCCCGTGCTCAAACAAAGAATGCTGGAGGCCAGCAGGCAAAGGCTCATTGCAAAAATTGAGAAAAAACGGTCATCACGGGTCATCCTTTTGGTTCATCGCCAGGAGACCATGAGTTTGCTGGGCTTTCCGGTGTTTAAATACATCGACATCCAGGACTCCGAGGAAGTCTTGCGGGCTATTTACATGACCGATCCTGATGTGCCATTGGATATTGTCCTGCACACTCCGGGCGGCCTTGTTCTGGCTTCGTTGCAAATCGCCCGTGCCTTGAAAAAGCACAAGGGCAAGGTCACGGTTTTTGTTCCTCACTATGCCATGAGCGGTGGGACAATGATTGCCCTGGCTGCTGATGAAATTGTCATGACTGAATCATCTGTCCTGGGGCCAGTGGATCCCCAGCTCGGTGAATACCCTGCGGCATCCATTGTCAAACTTACCCAGCAAAAAAGCACCGATAAGATAGAAGACAAAAGCCTGATCATGGCTGACGTGGCTGCCAAGGCCATTAAACAGGTTGAAGAAGCAGTGTATGAACTGTTGGACGGCAAGGTTGATGAGGCCAAGGCCAGAGAATTGGCCAAGACGTTATCCGAAGGCAGATGGACTCATGACTACCCCATCACCTTTGAGGAAGCCCAAAAGCTGGGCCTAAATGTATCCAAAGATATGCCGGCTGAATTTTTACAGCTCCTAAGCCTTTACCCTCAGCCCGTGCGCAAAATGCCTACTGTTGAATACCTTCCCATCCCCAAAAAAAGTAAACAATAG
- a CDS encoding B12-binding domain-containing radical SAM protein → MKLVLVQPPIQDFYQTSIRLQPIGLAYLKGAVQKFLPEVKVKILDFHHGFGRKTIPIPKELSYLKDFYPCPDTSPFCTFYHYYHFGADFIQAAQIVAEEQPDLVGISILFSPYFREALRLAQEIKKRIPVPVIAGGSHVSAEPYSILKKECIDFIIQGEGEKPLVEFLKEFTGDKNYARVPGLGFKENGQVHLNPVGPNYGLDKLPLPDLSDFPLTRYRMGKDPIYFITTSRGCPHKCSFCSVGATFGTGYRKRTVDSILEEMKIRYEQGYRVFDFEDDNLTFFQDEMKNLCLAIQKTFPPGQIRLVAMNGLSYLHLDDELLTLMRQAGFTDLNLALVSSGQSVLKSCHRPHTVEKFTQVVNKGFELGFHMVAYQILGLPQETLASMIKTLTFLTSQPVLIGPSLFYLAPGSKIARKFGPLAEKDFFLARSTAMAIETQNFNREDLYSLFICTRIINFLKSIAGKENIKLSQVLRMKQPSNKRFDLGLTILNRLIREKALYAYNGQSFHRLPKFKWEIFKRVFSNLKFITCKDKTRIEIDVGL, encoded by the coding sequence ATGAAACTCGTCCTTGTCCAGCCTCCTATTCAGGACTTTTACCAGACCAGCATCCGGCTACAACCCATCGGCCTGGCTTATCTGAAGGGAGCTGTGCAAAAGTTTCTGCCTGAAGTAAAAGTTAAAATACTTGACTTTCACCATGGCTTTGGCCGCAAAACTATTCCTATCCCCAAGGAACTCTCCTATTTGAAAGACTTCTATCCCTGTCCGGATACAAGCCCGTTCTGCACATTTTACCATTATTACCATTTCGGAGCGGACTTTATCCAGGCCGCGCAGATCGTGGCCGAGGAACAACCAGACCTAGTGGGGATATCTATTCTTTTCTCTCCCTACTTCAGAGAGGCCTTAAGACTTGCTCAAGAAATCAAAAAAAGAATCCCTGTGCCTGTTATTGCCGGGGGCAGCCATGTTTCGGCAGAGCCTTATTCAATTTTAAAAAAAGAATGCATTGATTTTATCATTCAAGGGGAAGGTGAAAAGCCCCTGGTAGAGTTTTTAAAGGAATTTACAGGAGATAAAAACTACGCACGGGTGCCTGGTTTGGGATTTAAAGAAAATGGGCAGGTACATCTGAACCCTGTAGGACCCAACTATGGTCTGGATAAACTGCCCCTGCCCGACCTGTCGGATTTTCCCCTGACAAGGTACCGGATGGGCAAAGACCCCATCTATTTTATAACCACATCCAGGGGATGCCCGCATAAATGCTCCTTTTGTTCGGTCGGGGCCACATTTGGCACGGGATACCGGAAGCGAACCGTTGATTCTATCCTGGAAGAAATGAAAATTCGTTACGAGCAAGGTTATCGGGTCTTTGATTTTGAAGACGATAACCTCACTTTTTTCCAGGATGAAATGAAAAATCTATGCCTTGCCATTCAAAAAACTTTTCCCCCGGGGCAGATCCGGTTGGTGGCCATGAATGGCCTCTCTTATCTTCACCTTGATGACGAACTGCTGACTCTTATGCGCCAGGCCGGCTTTACCGACCTGAATCTTGCCCTGGTCAGCTCTGGCCAGTCAGTGCTTAAATCCTGTCACAGGCCTCATACGGTTGAAAAATTTACACAGGTCGTGAACAAAGGTTTCGAGCTCGGCTTCCACATGGTTGCCTACCAGATATTGGGACTTCCACAGGAAACTCTGGCCTCCATGATCAAGACACTCACATTCCTGACCAGCCAGCCCGTGCTTATCGGCCCATCCCTGTTCTACCTGGCACCAGGCTCAAAGATTGCCCGAAAGTTTGGCCCCCTGGCTGAAAAGGATTTTTTTCTGGCCAGATCCACGGCAATGGCCATAGAGACGCAAAACTTTAATCGCGAAGACCTTTATTCCCTATTTATTTGCACACGTATTATCAACTTCCTGAAATCAATTGCCGGCAAGGAGAATATCAAGCTCAGCCAGGTTCTTCGCATGAAACAGCCCTCAAACAAACGGTTTGACCTCGGTCTGACCATTTTAAACAGACTCATCCGGGAAAAGGCCCTGTATGCCTATAACGGCCAGAGCTTTCATAGGCTGCCAAAATTCAAATGGGAAATTTTTAAGAGAGTATTTTCAAACCTAAAGTTTATCACGTGTAAAGATAAGACCAGGATTGAAATAGATGTGGGGCTTTAG